The Bos taurus isolate L1 Dominette 01449 registration number 42190680 breed Hereford chromosome 18, ARS-UCD2.0, whole genome shotgun sequence genome has a window encoding:
- the LOC112442414 gene encoding leukocyte immunoglobulin-like receptor subfamily A member 6 — protein MSVVPPSLLCLGLCLSQSTCAQKGNLPPPRITALPGSTVPWKSPVTLLCQGPKQAEGYRISRVGSPEPMDKEEQITPRKTNTLNIAEVTTDKTGLYHCSYQRGGHWSQFSDPLQLVITGAYDKPSLSSMAGTVVAPGENVKLQCFSKINHDVFILTKEDGDHVTQNQSSVPHDGGRQTIFLLNPVSSTQAGTYRCYGAFHEYPYVWSQPSDPLQLQVEGTTDSPSITQPRHSTAMTQYAHRGEVQFSVFMVSATSVCPTPNPGGRGCELPSLQGCVGHSTEQCALHQRSGAEAGGQPELGIMSMVPPSLLCLGLCLSQSTWAQKGNLPQPRITALPGSTVPWKSPVTLLCQGPKQAERYRISRVGSPEPMYEEEQITSRKTNALNFTEVTTDKTGLYHCSYQRGGHWSQFSDPLQLVMTGAFSKPSLSSMAGTVVAPGETVKLQCVSKINHDVFILTKEDGDHVTQNQSSVPHDGGRQTIFLLNPVSSTQAGTYRCYGAFREYPYVWSQPSDPLQLQVEGTTDSPSSTQPRHSTAPTAWHPSVETQVRLSLAALLLLVMVVLLAEAWCSQGGPSVKSDEPPPQWTDKRR, from the exons ATGTCCGTGGTTCCTCCCTCACTGCTCTGTCTTG GGTTGTGTTTGAGCCAGAGCACTTGTGCACAGAAGG GAAATCTCCCCCCGCCTCGTATCACAGCTCTGCCTGGATCCACAGTTCCATGGAAGAGTCCTGTGACCCTCCTGTGTCAAGGACCTAAACAAGCTGAGGGGTACAGGATATCAAGAGTGGGAAGTCCTGAGCCCATGGACAAAGAGGAACAGATCACGCCCAGGAAGACCAACACTTTGAATATTgcagaggttacaacagacaagacAGGGCTGTACCACTGCTCCTATCAGAGAGGAGGCCACTGGTCCCAGTTCAGTGACCCCCTGCAGCTGGTGATAACTG GAGCTTATGACAAGCCCTCCCTCTCCAGCATGGCTGGCACAGTGGTGGCTCCAGGGGAGAATGTGAAGTTGCAGTGTTTCTCCAAAATCAACCATGATGTATTTatcctcaccaaagaagatggaGATCACGTCACCCAGAACCAAAGCTCCGTCCCCCACGACGGAGGACGCCAGACCATCTTCCTCTTGAATCCAGTCTCCTCCACACAGGCGGGGACCTACAGATGCTACGGTGCCTTCCACGAATATCCCTACGTGTGGTCTCAGCCCAGTGACCCACTGCAGCTTCAAGTCGAAG GAACTACTGACTCTCCCAGCATCACACAGCCCAGACATTCAACTG CCATGACCCAGTATGCCCACAGaggagaagttcagttcagtgtcttCATGGTGTCAGCGACCTCTGTATGCCCCACTCCCAACCCAGGAGGAAGAGGATGTGAACTGCCTTCACTACAGGGCTG TGTGGGTCACTCGACAGAGCAGTGTGCCCTTCATCAGAGGAGCGGGGCTGAGGCTGGTGGGCAGCCTGAACTCGGGATCATGTCCATGGTTCCTCCCTCGCTGCTCTGTCTTG GGTTGTGTCTGAGCCAGAGCACTTGGGCACAGAAGG GAAATCTCCCCCAGCCTCGTATCACAGCTCTGCCTGGATCCACAGTTCCATGGAAGAGTCCTGTGACCCTCCTGTGTCAAGGACCTAAACAAGCTGAGAGGTACAGGATATCAAGAGTGGGAAGTCCTGAGCCCATGTACGAAGAGGAACAGATCACGTCCAGAAAGACCAACGCTTTGAATTTCACAGAGGTTACTACAGACAAGACAGGGCTGTACCACTGCTCCTATCAGAGAGGAGGCCACTGGTCCCAGTTCAGTGACCCCCTGCAGCTGGTGATGACCG gaGCTTTTTCCAAGCCCTCCCTCTCCAGCATGGCTGGCACAGTGGTGGCTCCAGGGGAGACTGTGAAGTTGCAGTGTGTCTCCAAAATCAACCATGATGTATTTatcctcaccaaagaagatggaGATCACGTCACCCAGAACCAAAGCTCCGTCCCCCACGACGGAGGACGCCAGACCATCTTCCTCTTGAATCCAGTCTCCTCCACACAGGCGGGGACCTACAGATGCTACGGTGCCTTCCGCGAATATCCCTACGTGTGGTCTCAGCCCAGTGACCCACTGCAGCTTCAGGTCGAAG GAACTACTGACTCTCCCAGCAGCACACAGCCCAGACATTCAACTG CGCCTACCGCTTGGCATCCTTCCGTGGAGACTCAAGTCCGCCTGAGCCTGGCTGCCCTGCTTCTCCTGGTCATGGTCGTCCTGTTGGCTGAAGCCTGGTGCAGCCAGGGGGGTCCCTCAGTGAAGTCAGATGAGCCCCCACCCCAGTGGACTGACAAGCGCCGATGA